A DNA window from Myxocyprinus asiaticus isolate MX2 ecotype Aquarium Trade chromosome 45, UBuf_Myxa_2, whole genome shotgun sequence contains the following coding sequences:
- the LOC127435158 gene encoding thymidine phosphorylase-like isoform X1 has protein sequence MTTENNTVSFPELIKLKRDGGELSPADIHAFVQGVKSVAIQESQIGAMLMAIWQKGMSNEETLALTKEMMNSGEVFVWPENWLVVDKHSTGGVGDKVSLPLAPALAACGCKVPMISGRGLAHTGGTLDKLESIPGFKVNQSVEQVKQILQDVGCCIVGQTETLVPADRVLYALRDATSTVDSLPLITGSIISKKGAEGLNALVLDVKFGRAALYKDLDSARHLAQSLITAGNSLGVKTGAVLSRMDAPIGRCVGNAVEVYEALECLKGRGPDDLTELVTALGGYLLWISGRSPSLEIGKNEIALKLKNGDALKKFQAMLVAQGVHEDVACSLCSDGNNHFQHMKKAAHHTELKVQHDGTVLEIDGLALAQVLHKLGAGRTKSGEKIDHSVGAELLVDMGQQVMKDQSWIRIHHNSSELSTHHHSVLQKALVIGSSNSYKTESRVAEFIPPK, from the exons GTGCTATGCTAATGGCCATATGGCAGAAGGGTATGTCGAATGAGGAGACTCTGGCATTGACAAAAGAGATGATGAACTCTGGGGAGGTGTTTGTCTGGCCAGAGAATTGGCTTGTTGTGGACAAACACTCAACtggtggggtcggagacaaagtCAGTCTCCCACTTGCTCCTGCTTTGGCTGCATGTGGCTGTAAG gtacCCATGATAAGTGGGAGAGGATTAGCACATACAGGtggcacattggataagctggagTCGATCCCAGGATTTAAAGTCAACCAGTCTGTTGAACAG GTGAAGCAAATCCTACAGGATGTAGGCTGCTGCATTGTGGGTCAGACAGAGACTCTAGTGCCAGCAGACCGTGTTCTGTATGCCCTCAGAGACGCCACTTCAACTGTTGATAGTCTTCCTCTCATCACAG GCTCTATCATTTCTAAGAAAGGAGCCGAAGGCCTCAATGCTCTTGTGTTAGATGTGAAATTTGGCAGGGCTGCTTTATATAAAGATCTGGACAGTGCTCGCCATCTCGCCCAGTCACTC ATTACTGCAGGCAACAGCCTGGGTGTGAAGACAGGCGCGGTGCTTAGCCGGATGGATGCTCCCATTGGCCGATGTGTGGGAAATGCAGTGGAGGTGTATGAAGCTCTTGAATGTCTTAAAGGACGGGGGCCAGATGATCTAACAGAATTAGTCACTGCTTTAG GTGGATACCTATTGTGGATAAGTGGCCGCTCCCCCTCCCTAGAGATTGGAAAAAATGAGATTGCACTAAAACTGAAGAATGGGGACGCTTTAAAAAAGTTCCAGGCTATGTTGGTGGCCCAGGGTGTGCATGAAGATGTTGCATGTTCCCTGTGCTCAGACGGCAATAATCATTTTCAGCACATGAAAAAGGCAGCACATCACACAGAGCTTAAGGTGCAACATGATG gtacaGTTTTGGAGATTGATGGTTTGGCCCTGGCCCAAGTGCTGCACAAGTTAGGGGCAGGACGGACTAAATCGGGAGAGAAAATCGATCACAGTGTGGGAGCAGAGCTGTTGGTAGACATGGGACAACAGGTAATGAAAG ATCAATCCTGGATCAGGATTCATCACAATAGCTCAGAGCTGAGTACACATCATCATTCTGTGCTGCAGAAAGCTTTGGTCATTGGTAGCAGCAACAGTTACAAGACAGAGTCACGTGTGGCAGAATTCATACCTCCCAAATAA